A genomic window from Candidatus Nealsonbacteria bacterium includes:
- a CDS encoding GreA/GreB family elongation factor, giving the protein MEEGKIYLTKEGLEKTKKQYQDLWKIRKAKSADDIPQFLQSEEINPEYLSFQEDLNFLENKISELKYILKNFQLIEPPAKAKREVVNLGAQVWLESKNNQIDKFRIVGHLETNPFEGEISNESPLGQALLGHKTGEEIIVPLAVKTKYKIKKIEYRR; this is encoded by the coding sequence CAAGGAAGGATTGGAAAAAACAAAGAAACAATATCAGGACTTATGGAAAATCAGAAAGGCAAAATCAGCCGATGATATTCCCCAATTTTTACAATCCGAAGAAATAAACCCTGAATATTTAAGTTTTCAGGAGGATTTGAATTTTTTAGAAAATAAAATATCGGAGCTTAAATATATTTTAAAAAATTTTCAATTAATTGAACCTCCGGCTAAAGCAAAAAGAGAGGTTGTTAATTTGGGGGCTCAGGTTTGGCTTGAGAGCAAAAACAATCAAATAGATAAATTCAGAATAGTCGGGCACTTGGAAACGAATCCTTTTGAAGGCGAGATCAGCAACGAGTCGCCTTTGGGCCAGGCTTTATTGGGCCATAAAACAGGAGAGGAAATAATCGTTCCCTTGGCAGTAAAAACAAAATACAAAATAAAAAAAATTGAGTACAGAAGATAA